The following coding sequences are from one Paenibacillus sp. FSL R5-0912 window:
- a CDS encoding GNAT family N-acetyltransferase, whose protein sequence is MTKRAGRAEYRPYTPQDMMKVREYISRVYSRLKRPNSWSIARWEFEIFFIQKRAGMLPGWEQHIGLWEDEGGELAAVVCRDGDYYFQLDTLEPQEELLGEMFEFIEKSSSPHSPKLAIPKFMPALEAMARSRGYKLLRNESDTIISVALDQEFRADLPHGFTLCCGDEVSDRAKAQGHIMAFDYAGTKKAEQTLQHYGGLREAPGYRPGLDLSLVNAAGEVVAFCNIFVDEANRIGMLEPVGTHVNYRRQGLGRAVIYEGLNRLRTLGMVKAYTGPMQPFYRRIGFGLEAEMTIWEKERG, encoded by the coding sequence ATGACTAAGAGAGCAGGTAGAGCAGAATATAGACCCTATACTCCGCAAGATATGATGAAGGTGCGGGAGTATATTTCGCGGGTCTACTCCAGGCTGAAACGGCCGAACAGCTGGTCCATTGCCCGCTGGGAATTTGAAATATTCTTTATTCAGAAGAGAGCGGGCATGTTGCCCGGCTGGGAGCAGCATATAGGACTGTGGGAAGATGAGGGGGGTGAGCTGGCCGCCGTTGTCTGCCGTGACGGGGACTACTATTTTCAGCTGGATACGCTGGAGCCGCAGGAGGAGTTACTGGGCGAAATGTTCGAATTCATAGAAAAGAGTTCCAGTCCGCACAGCCCTAAGCTGGCCATTCCGAAATTCATGCCCGCGCTGGAAGCGATGGCGCGCAGCCGGGGATATAAGCTGCTGCGCAATGAAAGTGATACTATCATTTCGGTCGCGCTGGATCAGGAATTCCGGGCAGACCTTCCCCATGGATTCACCCTTTGCTGCGGGGATGAAGTCAGTGACCGTGCGAAGGCGCAGGGGCATATTATGGCTTTTGACTATGCAGGCACGAAGAAAGCGGAGCAGACGCTGCAGCATTATGGCGGACTTCGTGAAGCACCGGGGTACCGCCCCGGGCTGGATCTGTCGCTGGTGAACGCTGCGGGAGAGGTCGTGGCCTTCTGCAATATTTTTGTGGATGAAGCCAATAGGATCGGCATGCTCGAACCGGTTGGAACACATGTGAATTACAGAAGACAGGGGCTGGGCAGGGCCGTGATATATGAAGGCCTGAACCGCCTGCGGACGCTGGGCATGGTCAAAGCTTATACGGGGCCTATGCAGCCCTTTTACCGGAGGATTGGCTTTGGGCTGGAGGCAGAGATGACCATCTGGGAGAAAGAACGCGGGTGA
- a CDS encoding alpha/beta fold hydrolase: MKKHRGKRRIALRILWFGLLLIVLLIGGGLVFPTWTPGIKGGNSVSILKQITINGTKQEVMIRGKDRSNPLVIFVHGGPGVPETPYVRKYQDLLEQNFTVVQYDQRGSGKSYHFSEDYSNLSSEMLVDDLLALTDYLEQEFNQKKVLLIGHSYGTYIATQAASKAPDKFSAYIGIGQTANWVNSELESLQFMIAQAGLAGNDAEAEELELLREPITEGGQITPRDKIREYGGSARLINDNADIFQGLLFGTEYNLLDAIRFFKGNSMSELNLQAELTEHDITELVDQIGIPVYFVMGQFDLMTSVNEARKYLDELEAPHKEFVVFDQSAHYPQFEEKEKFAQWLNETWAKLPQ; encoded by the coding sequence TTGAAGAAACACAGAGGTAAGCGAAGAATAGCTTTGCGGATATTATGGTTTGGCCTGCTGCTAATCGTCCTGCTCATAGGAGGCGGATTAGTCTTCCCGACATGGACTCCAGGCATCAAAGGCGGCAACAGCGTAAGCATCCTTAAGCAGATAACTATTAACGGCACGAAGCAGGAAGTGATGATCCGGGGGAAGGACCGGAGCAATCCGCTGGTGATTTTTGTGCATGGCGGGCCAGGGGTCCCTGAGACTCCGTATGTACGGAAATATCAGGATCTGCTGGAGCAGAATTTCACCGTAGTTCAGTATGACCAGAGGGGCAGCGGGAAGTCCTATCATTTCTCAGAAGACTATTCGAATCTGTCGTCAGAAATGCTGGTAGATGATTTATTGGCGCTGACGGATTATCTTGAGCAGGAGTTCAACCAGAAGAAAGTGCTGCTGATCGGCCACTCCTATGGTACATACATAGCCACACAGGCGGCAAGCAAGGCACCGGACAAGTTCAGTGCCTATATCGGAATCGGCCAGACGGCCAATTGGGTTAACAGCGAGCTGGAGAGTCTGCAATTCATGATTGCTCAGGCGGGGCTTGCCGGTAATGACGCAGAGGCGGAAGAACTGGAGCTGCTAAGGGAACCGATTACTGAAGGAGGACAGATTACCCCCCGGGATAAAATCCGCGAATACGGCGGTTCAGCAAGGCTGATTAACGATAATGCGGATATCTTCCAGGGATTGCTGTTCGGTACAGAGTATAATTTGCTTGATGCCATTCGATTCTTCAAGGGGAATTCGATGTCGGAGCTTAACCTGCAGGCAGAGTTAACAGAGCATGATATCACGGAGCTGGTGGATCAGATTGGTATTCCCGTATATTTCGTGATGGGGCAATTCGATCTGATGACCTCGGTGAATGAAGCTCGTAAATACCTGGACGAGCTGGAGGCGCCGCATAAGGAGTTCGTGGTGTTCGACCAGTCGGCGCATTATCCGCAGTTCGAAGAGAAAGAGAAGTTTGCACAGTGGCTGAACGAGACATGGGCTAAATTACCGCAATAG
- a CDS encoding LytTR family DNA-binding domain-containing protein — protein sequence MKITIENVPEGGEPEIILRCNDPDESLLRLIYSVNSSSRKLIGMTELQLHIISPRDVYYFEAVDHKVFIYCHEKVYESRLKLYELEMDFEHGDFFRASKSTILNIAKIKSLSPVLYGRYEALLQNGEKVYISRQYVPVLKQKLGL from the coding sequence ATGAAAATTACAATTGAGAACGTTCCGGAGGGCGGTGAGCCTGAAATTATTCTAAGGTGCAACGACCCGGATGAATCTTTGCTCAGGTTAATCTACTCCGTGAACTCCAGCTCCAGAAAGCTGATCGGGATGACCGAGTTGCAGCTGCATATCATTAGTCCAAGGGATGTGTATTACTTCGAGGCGGTGGATCATAAGGTGTTCATTTATTGCCACGAGAAGGTGTATGAATCCCGTCTTAAGCTGTATGAGCTGGAAATGGATTTCGAGCATGGCGACTTTTTCAGAGCATCCAAATCGACCATCCTGAATATTGCCAAAATCAAATCACTGAGTCCGGTACTCTATGGCAGATACGAAGCGCTGCTGCAAAACGGTGAAAAGGTCTATATCTCCAGACAGTATGTTCCTGTGCTTAAACAAAAATTAGGGCTGTAG
- a CDS encoding amidase, which yields MLLNNSSLIEMMNGTDEPEIRLEKSLNLYLERFGQLEPQIRAFVPEADVEQRLRREKALLLHTYSEADSKPALFGVPVAVKDLLHVEGLPTRAGSQLPADLLTGPEGSLVLRLRFLGALIAGKTVTEEFAYNGPIATRNPHNTAHTPGGSSAGSAAAVAAGICPLAVGTQTLRSVIAPASFCGVVGFKPSYGRVQLDGVLLLSPSFDTIGFFTQDLPGMEAAAALLVPGWEAIPAISDRKPVLGVPAGVYMELMSPEVKAVFIAQIGVLEQLGYQVRHVDMPWKDEFIYGDAMIRFIEGELAREHEHWFAEHREEYGLPVQEAILRGRQIPDEELVQYRGQQMILRRDLKELMVQEGIDLWVSPAQGGTAPKVEENNTGWAGMPAIWGFAGVPSISLPAATIGNMPLGFQCIGTYGEDETLLAWARELWPHLCTSA from the coding sequence ATGCTGCTTAACAACTCATCACTGATAGAGATGATGAATGGTACGGATGAACCAGAAATCCGGCTTGAGAAATCGCTTAATTTGTACCTGGAGCGGTTCGGACAGCTCGAGCCGCAGATCCGCGCTTTTGTTCCTGAAGCGGATGTTGAACAACGTCTTCGGCGGGAAAAAGCGCTGCTGCTGCATACTTATAGCGAAGCGGACAGCAAACCGGCCTTATTCGGCGTTCCTGTGGCGGTTAAGGACTTGCTGCATGTGGAGGGACTGCCTACCCGGGCCGGTTCGCAGCTACCCGCGGATCTGTTGACCGGACCAGAGGGCTCTTTGGTCCTAAGACTCCGCTTCCTAGGCGCGCTGATTGCCGGGAAGACAGTTACCGAGGAATTTGCCTATAACGGGCCTATTGCAACGCGTAATCCGCATAACACCGCGCATACTCCCGGCGGGTCAAGTGCAGGCTCAGCCGCTGCAGTTGCTGCGGGAATCTGCCCGCTGGCGGTTGGTACCCAGACACTGCGCTCAGTCATCGCTCCTGCATCCTTCTGCGGCGTGGTCGGATTCAAGCCGAGCTATGGCCGGGTTCAGCTGGACGGGGTGCTGCTGCTCTCGCCTTCTTTTGATACCATCGGGTTCTTCACGCAAGATTTGCCTGGTATGGAGGCCGCCGCAGCTCTGCTTGTACCGGGTTGGGAAGCCATTCCCGCTATATCTGACCGCAAGCCGGTCCTCGGCGTTCCCGCCGGGGTGTACATGGAGTTAATGAGTCCGGAAGTAAAAGCTGTCTTCATCGCTCAGATAGGGGTACTCGAACAGCTGGGCTACCAAGTCCGCCACGTGGATATGCCCTGGAAGGATGAATTCATCTATGGAGATGCCATGATTCGGTTTATCGAGGGAGAGCTGGCGCGGGAGCATGAACATTGGTTCGCGGAGCATAGGGAAGAATACGGCCTCCCGGTTCAGGAGGCCATTCTTAGAGGCCGGCAGATTCCGGATGAGGAGCTGGTGCAGTACCGGGGACAGCAGATGATTCTGCGGCGTGATCTGAAGGAACTTATGGTTCAGGAGGGCATCGACCTGTGGGTGTCGCCGGCCCAAGGAGGCACGGCGCCCAAGGTAGAGGAGAACAATACAGGCTGGGCAGGAATGCCTGCCATCTGGGGATTCGCCGGGGTGCCGTCAATCAGCTTGCCGGCTGCAACGATCGGGAATATGCCGCTCGGCTTCCAGTGCATCGGCACCTACGGGGAGGACGAGACACTGCTGGCTTGGGCGCGGGAGCTCTGGCCTCACTTATGCACAAGCGCATAA